A single window of Leptospira semungkisensis DNA harbors:
- a CDS encoding porin OmpL1 has translation MIRNKWAPLALLILLPFSNSDAKSYVMGSLGLQFDLGSLGNTIATDGLNASSNYSSTASDGTPGILPRRVIIPEDRLLTLQHTTDGLIKTKANGAMSGIVMSIGFEQDFGKAFFWRVNANYTRKVMGGDTTSSFLGYQFYDVTWDYSAVQIPVNIGIKLSATENTSFYIGAGAHYFKGGWTLEGSNRTEDVHQFLSTVPGATQISDLLADGTSPVANWEKTSFNVAGFAPNWLIGAQSRISDKGHIYMEAETLYSFKYGIAHPSSLGGALGLAPSVAYPIVLGGTQYRFGYKHEI, from the coding sequence ATGATTCGAAACAAATGGGCCCCTCTTGCCCTTCTCATTCTATTACCGTTTAGCAATTCTGACGCAAAATCTTATGTCATGGGAAGCTTAGGTCTTCAATTCGACTTAGGAAGCTTGGGAAATACGATCGCCACTGATGGATTGAATGCATCTAGCAATTATTCATCCACCGCATCCGATGGAACACCTGGGATTCTCCCTCGTAGAGTAATCATTCCTGAAGATAGGCTTTTGACTCTGCAACATACTACTGACGGTTTGATCAAAACCAAAGCGAATGGTGCAATGTCTGGTATTGTGATGTCCATCGGATTCGAGCAAGACTTCGGAAAGGCTTTCTTCTGGAGAGTCAACGCAAACTATACTCGGAAAGTAATGGGAGGAGATACTACTTCTTCTTTTCTAGGATATCAGTTCTATGATGTTACTTGGGATTACAGCGCTGTTCAAATTCCTGTCAACATAGGTATTAAACTTTCTGCAACTGAAAATACGTCTTTCTATATCGGTGCCGGTGCTCACTACTTCAAAGGTGGATGGACTTTAGAAGGAAGTAATAGAACGGAAGACGTTCACCAATTCTTATCCACTGTTCCGGGTGCGACTCAGATCAGCGATCTTCTTGCTGATGGAACTTCTCCTGTTGCAAACTGGGAAAAGACATCTTTCAACGTTGCTGGATTCGCTCCAAACTGGTTGATCGGTGCTCAATCCAGAATTTCGGATAAGGGCCACATTTATATGGAAGCCGAAACTTTATATTCTTTCAAATACGGTATCGCTCACCCATCCTCTTTGGGTGGTGCGTTAGGGCTCGCTCCGAGTGTAGCTTATCCTATCGTACTAGGCGGAACTCAATATAGATTCGGATACAAGCACGAGATTTAA